One segment of Theobroma cacao cultivar B97-61/B2 chromosome 9, Criollo_cocoa_genome_V2, whole genome shotgun sequence DNA contains the following:
- the LOC108663210 gene encoding uncharacterized protein LOC108663210 produces the protein MQNYQDAMAICTYYGYPDLFITFTCNSRWPEIIAALKFIDGQRVEDRPDIVCRVFKIRLRCFIKELVDDQHFGKVRAVIYTIEFQKRGLPHAHILLWLHLDNRCLSPKDIDCIISAEIPDSNIDPSSYKAFIDFMVHGPCGTMKPNAICMIKNQCSKHYPIKFQPRTLLPEDGVPLYRRRNQSKAILLDVKSGFEIDNRYIVPHNRNLLVKYQSHINVEICNKARSIKYLFKYLSKGPDKIRVAIEQSATANASNIHMTFTAVDEIKNYLDCRYVSAHEACWRLFSFELHYRDPSVERLPIHFPNQQRVSFCDNDCLLRVLSRPGIRVQNSQNGWKLMHYMKMHDVPSDFKDLRTVDGILYESFQAACNALGLLGDDKEWDDALAQASQWAMPYQLRQLFTTIIYHAVLQSVAHDEGTFFFVYGHGGTGKTFLWKTIICALKGIGQVVLTVTSSGIASLLLPRGRTAHSKFKIPIDVDDLSTCEIKKGTQLARLLQKTALILWDEAPMIHRNCLEALHRSLQDIMLDDTRHENNKTFGKKTVFLGGDFGQILPVIPSGSKHDVINASICKSPLWEHCKIFTLQTNMRLLSRSLDQTATGEIEDFATWILYVGDGCAQGIGPNVDDDTTIIKIPNDLLVSPGNNPIQTICSTIYPDFAKKITDISYLQHTAIVTPYNDTITLINEFMFSELPGDIKTYLSCDTISKSSLSTRDEDFLYPIEFLNSLSFNGIRTINFN, from the exons ATGCAAAATTATCAGGATGCCATGGCAATATGTACATATTATGGATACCCGGATCTCTTTATCACCTTTACATGTAATAGTAGATGGCCAGAAATAATTGCAGCATTGAAGTTCATTGACGGACAACGAGTGGAAGATAGACCAGATATTGTTTGTCGGGTTTTCAAGATTAGACTTCGATGTTTCATCAAAGAGTTGGTAGATGATCAACATTTTGGAAAAGTCCGAGCAG TAATCTACACGATAGAATTTCAGAAGAGAGGGCTTCCTCATGCACATATATTACTGTGGTTACATCTTGATAATAGGTGTCTCAGTCCGAAAGATATTGATTGCATTATTTCTGCTGAAATACCTGATTCGAACATTGATCCTTCGAGCTATAAGGCTTTCATAGACTTTATGGTGCACGGACCATGTGGAACAATGAAGCCAAACGCTATATGCATGATCAAAAACCAGTGCAGCAAACATTATCCGATAAAGTTCCAACCTCGAACACTTTTACCAGAAGATGGAGTTCCACTTTATAGAAGAAGAAATCAATCAAAAGCTATTCTGTTGGATGTCAAATCTGGATTCGAAATTGATAATCGGTACATTGTTCCTCACAATCGGAATTTGTTGGTCAAATACCAATCCCACATCAATGTTGAAATCTGTAATAAAGCAAGATCCATCAAATACCTTTTCAAATATCTAAGCAAGGGTCCTGACAAAATTAGAGTTGCTATCGAACAAAGTGCCACAGCAAATGCATCCAATATTCACATGACTTTTACAGCAGTTGATGAAATTAAAAACTACTTAGATTGTAGATATGTTTCGGCACATGAAGCATGCTGGAGGTTGTTTAGTTTTGAATTGCATTATAGAGATCCATCAGTGGAACGTTTGCCCATTCATTTTCCTAATCAACAGAGGGTATCTTTTTGTGATAATGATTGCCTATTACGTGTTCTTTCTAGACCTGGAATTCGTGTACAAAATTCACAAAATGGATGGAAGCTAATGCACTACATGAAGATGCACGAT GTACCATCTGATTTCAAAGATTTACGTACAGTTGATGGAATCTTATATGAATCATTTCAAGCTGCCTGTAATGCATTGGGTTTGTTGGGTGATGATAAAGAATGGGATGATGCTTTGGCACAAGCATCTCAGTGGGCTATGCCTTATCAATTGAGGCAACTTTTCACAACAATA ATATACCATGCTGTTTTGCAATCTGTTGCTCATGATGAAGGAACTTTTTTTTTCGTGTATGGTCATGGTGGTACAGGAAAAACTTTTCTTTGGAAAACCATCATATGTGCCCTCAAAGGAATTGGTCAAGTTGTTTTAACTGTTACTTCATCTGGCATAGCTTCTTTATTACTTCCTCGAGGTAGAACTGCTCATTCAAAATTCAAGATACCTATTGATGTTGATGATCTGTCTACttgtgaaataaaaaaaggaacaCAATTAGCAAGATTGCTTCAAAAAACTGCTCTTATTCTTTGGGATGAAGCACCAATGATACATAGGAATTGTTTGGAAGCATTGCATAGAAGTCTCCAAGATATTATGCTTGATGATACCCGACATGAAAACAACAAAACCTTTGGCAAAAAAACAGTCTTCCTCGGAGGTGATTTCGGACAAATTTTGCCTGTCATTCCATCTGGATCTAAGCATGATGTGATCAATGCTTCGATATGTAAATCTCCTCTATGGGAACATTGCAAAATCTTTACTCTACAAACAAACATGAGATTATTGAGTCGATCGCTTGATCAAACTGCAACTGGTGAAATCGAAGACTTTGCTACATGGATTTTGTATGTTGGTGATGGTTGTGCACAAGGAATTGGTCCTAATGTTGATGACGATAcaacaatcatcaaaattccAAATGATTTGTTGGTTAGTCCAGGAAATAATCCAATTCAAACGATATGTTCTACTATCTATCCTGACTTTGCTAAAAAAATTACAGATATATCATATTTGCAACATACGGCGATAGTAACTCCGTACAATGATACAATCACCCTCATCAACGAGTTCATGTTTTCCGAACTGCCTGGTGATATCAAAACTTATTTGAGCTGTGACACAATTTCAAAGAGTTCGTTGAGCACCAGAGATGAAGATTTTTTGTATCCTATTGAGTTTCTCAATTCTCTATCTTTTAATGGGATTCGAACCATAAACTTCAACTAA
- the LOC18605638 gene encoding uncharacterized protein LOC18605638 isoform X2 — MTIGEYQGQPSVASCSASKIYVDLNISIVADMKARFDEKNAPVLLLDVRQRPQIPPDQQENHNRVTIKQLLQIDHSKAQTETYTCIATIKEFESTEGWYYIGCKICMKTLQQISDTFWCPDAKHGEQLPHLCYKLIITVEDNIRNATFVVFGDDGEKVIGASIPKLALLNHLDKYVLPEPITKLIDQEKLFSISLVTKSLDTENLTFRINSCKAVNEAQKPTMMLGQSSTCESTLHLNKKKSNLEVQECPTSSPENQIQQDLFPEESPIKKVKMRTKDGKN, encoded by the exons ATGACAATTGGAGAATACCAAG GACAACCATCTGTTGCTTCGTGTTCTGCATCCAAAATTTATGTTGACTTAAATATTTCGATTGTGGCAGACATGAAAGCTAG ATTCGATGAAAAAAATGCACCAGTATTACTGCTTGATGTTCGCCAACGACCACAAATACCACCTGatcaacaagaaaatcataatCGTGTGACGATTAAGCAATTGTTGCAAATTGATCACTCCAAAGCACAA ACAGAGACATACACTTGCATTGCAACaatcaaagaatttgaatCCACAGAAGGATGGTATTACATCGGTTGCAAAATATGCATGAAAACATTGCAACAAATAAGTGATACTTTTTGGTGTCcagatgcaaaacatggagaacAACTGCCTCATCTATG CTACAAATTGATCATCACTGTTGAAGACAATATTCGCAACGCAACATTTGTGGTATTTGGTGATGATGGTGAAAAAGTCATTGGTGCATCAATTCCTAAACTTGCATTGCTAAACCACTTAGACAAATATGTCCTTCCTGAACCAATCACCAAACTCATTGATCAAGAAAAGCTATTTAGCATAAGCTTGGTGACAAAATCATTGGACACTGAAAATCTTACCTTCAGAATCAATAGTTGCAAAGCTGTTAATGAAGCCCAGAAACCAACAATGATGCTTGGACAATCATCTACCTGTGAATCTACTTtacatttgaataaaaaaaagagcaacCTCGAAGTCCAAGAATGCCCTACTTCCTCACCAGAAAACCAAATACAGCAAGACCTTTTTCCTGAAGAATCTCCaataaaaaaagtcaaaatgaG AACCAAGGATGGGAAGAATTGA
- the LOC18605638 gene encoding uncharacterized protein LOC18605638 isoform X1 — translation MTIGEYQGQPSVASCSASKIYVDLNISIVADMKARFDEKNAPVLLLDVRQRPQIPPDQQENHNRVTIKQLLQIDHSKAQTETYTCIATIKEFESTEGWYYIGCKICMKTLQQISDTFWCPDAKHGEQLPHLCYKLIITVEDNIRNATFVVFGDDGEKVIGASIPKLALLNHLDKYVLPEPITKLIDQEKLFSISLVTKSLDTENLTFRINSCKAVNEAQKPTMMLGQSSTCESTLHLNKKKSNLEVQECPTSSPENQIQQDLFPEESPIKKVKMRNKINMAENL, via the exons ATGACAATTGGAGAATACCAAG GACAACCATCTGTTGCTTCGTGTTCTGCATCCAAAATTTATGTTGACTTAAATATTTCGATTGTGGCAGACATGAAAGCTAG ATTCGATGAAAAAAATGCACCAGTATTACTGCTTGATGTTCGCCAACGACCACAAATACCACCTGatcaacaagaaaatcataatCGTGTGACGATTAAGCAATTGTTGCAAATTGATCACTCCAAAGCACAA ACAGAGACATACACTTGCATTGCAACaatcaaagaatttgaatCCACAGAAGGATGGTATTACATCGGTTGCAAAATATGCATGAAAACATTGCAACAAATAAGTGATACTTTTTGGTGTCcagatgcaaaacatggagaacAACTGCCTCATCTATG CTACAAATTGATCATCACTGTTGAAGACAATATTCGCAACGCAACATTTGTGGTATTTGGTGATGATGGTGAAAAAGTCATTGGTGCATCAATTCCTAAACTTGCATTGCTAAACCACTTAGACAAATATGTCCTTCCTGAACCAATCACCAAACTCATTGATCAAGAAAAGCTATTTAGCATAAGCTTGGTGACAAAATCATTGGACACTGAAAATCTTACCTTCAGAATCAATAGTTGCAAAGCTGTTAATGAAGCCCAGAAACCAACAATGATGCTTGGACAATCATCTACCTGTGAATCTACTTtacatttgaataaaaaaaagagcaacCTCGAAGTCCAAGAATGCCCTACTTCCTCACCAGAAAACCAAATACAGCAAGACCTTTTTCCTGAAGAATCTCCaataaaaaaagtcaaaatgaG AAACAAGATAAACATGGCTGAAAATCTATAA